The Candidatus Binataceae bacterium nucleotide sequence CGTGTGAGACAGCAACCCCATGGTCTGTGGAGTCCAACCCTCGGGAAGCCGTGAGGATCGCATGGACCACCGACATCGCTTCTGAATCGGAAACGACAGTTTCGATTCTAAGCCGCGACTCGTAACCGTGGTAGGCGATGCCACGATGGTTAAGAGTATGCCCTCGGTCGTGCTCGGCTCTGACC carries:
- a CDS encoding P-II family nitrogen regulator: MKKIETVITERVFQTVRDLLMAEGRDVVVSEVRAEHDRGHTLNHRGIAYHGYESRLRIETVVSDSEAMSVVHAILTASRGLDSTDHGVAVSH